A stretch of Sinorhizobium meliloti DNA encodes these proteins:
- a CDS encoding protein-disulfide reductase DsbD domain-containing protein gives MKMAQRIATASLFLAFFLPARSYGAASEWVTSPGGDFRIVASQPKPDGAIPAILEVRLNPGWKTYWRDPGASGIPPQVTLDPSGGVSLQSIRFPVPKTFGEGPGRYTGYDVPVAFPLTLKRTGNGGDVTIRASVFLGICEDICIPVQGDVTVALKSGEFDNPLDGARIEKAFSALPEQPSENFRVVNAKFDAAAGMVRLEFLLPPDAAAGSADLFLAGPPGVFFGKPVFHDAQGAERRADVPVKLSGKDKNIAGKPITLTLRAGSRSMETMLAFD, from the coding sequence ATGAAGATGGCCCAGCGCATCGCGACGGCAAGCCTTTTCCTCGCTTTTTTTCTGCCTGCCCGGTCCTATGGAGCCGCCAGCGAATGGGTGACCTCACCCGGCGGCGATTTCCGCATTGTCGCTTCGCAACCGAAGCCGGATGGTGCCATTCCCGCCATTCTCGAGGTTCGGCTCAACCCCGGCTGGAAGACCTATTGGCGGGATCCTGGCGCAAGCGGCATACCGCCGCAGGTCACCCTCGATCCCTCCGGCGGCGTCTCGCTGCAGTCGATCCGCTTCCCGGTGCCGAAGACGTTCGGCGAAGGACCGGGACGCTACACCGGATATGATGTGCCGGTGGCGTTCCCGCTGACGCTGAAGAGGACCGGCAACGGCGGAGACGTCACCATCCGGGCCTCCGTCTTCCTCGGCATCTGCGAAGATATCTGCATTCCCGTGCAGGGGGATGTGACCGTCGCGCTCAAAAGCGGCGAGTTCGACAATCCGCTCGACGGTGCGCGCATCGAAAAGGCTTTCTCCGCACTGCCGGAGCAGCCGTCCGAGAACTTCAGGGTGGTGAACGCGAAATTCGATGCGGCCGCCGGCATGGTACGACTCGAGTTCCTGTTGCCGCCGGATGCGGCTGCCGGGTCAGCCGATCTCTTTCTCGCCGGGCCGCCCGGCGTCTTTTTCGGCAAGCCGGTTTTTCACGATGCGCAGGGCGCCGAGCGTCGGGCCGACGTTCCGGTGAAGCTCTCCGGCAAGGACAAGAACATCGCGGGTAAGCCGATCACGCTCACCCTGCGCGCGGGCAGCCGCAGCATGGAAACGATGCTTGCCTTTGATTGA
- a CDS encoding cytochrome c oxidase assembly protein yields the protein MADNGQADRKERSNGVIVGTCLAFVAGMIGMAYAAVPLYDMFCRVTGYNGTTQRVEQASDLILDEKIKVTFDANVAAGLPWEFVPVQRDIDVRIGETVQIMYRAKNLASTPTTGQATFNVTPMAAGAYFNKVQCFCFTETTLEPGEEMEMPVVFFVDPEIVKPVETQGIKTLTLSYTFYPREPSKPVAQVKAKAENKL from the coding sequence ATGGCGGACAATGGGCAGGCAGATCGGAAGGAACGCTCGAACGGCGTGATCGTCGGCACGTGCCTTGCCTTTGTGGCAGGCATGATCGGCATGGCCTATGCGGCCGTTCCGCTCTACGACATGTTCTGCCGGGTCACGGGCTATAACGGCACCACGCAGCGGGTCGAGCAGGCATCCGACCTAATCCTCGACGAGAAGATCAAGGTCACGTTCGACGCCAACGTCGCTGCCGGACTGCCCTGGGAGTTCGTCCCGGTTCAACGGGATATCGACGTCAGGATCGGCGAGACGGTGCAGATCATGTACCGTGCGAAGAACCTGGCTTCCACGCCGACGACGGGCCAGGCGACCTTCAACGTGACGCCGATGGCGGCCGGTGCCTATTTCAACAAGGTGCAATGCTTCTGCTTCACGGAGACGACGCTTGAGCCGGGCGAGGAAATGGAGATGCCGGTCGTCTTCTTCGTCGATCCGGAGATCGTCAAGCCGGTAGAGACGCAGGGCATCAAGACTTTGACGCTGTCCTACACCTTCTACCCGCGCGAACCCTCCAAGCCGGTCGCGCAAGTGAAGGCGAAGGCCGAAAACAAACTTTGA
- a CDS encoding heme o synthase: protein MTVIGNHEVVGMEGAPRLSEASARDYFELLKPRVMSLVVFTAFAGLVLAPGHINPFIGFTAILCIAIGAGASGALNMWYDADIDAVMSRTAKRPIPAGKILPQEALAFGLTLSAFSVIILGLAVHWLAAGLLAFTIFFYVAIYTMWLKRSTPQNIVIGGAAGAFPPMIGWACVTGGVSVESIVLFLIIFLWTPAHFWALALFKMGDYGAVGVPMMPNVCGEATTKRQIVIYAVLTAVSGVCPTLLGFASLGYGAFATAMGLGFVWYSLGVLRMPEGDKRMVPAKKLFAFSIAYLFAIFSALLVDYAIARIWLGGIV from the coding sequence ATGACGGTCATCGGCAATCACGAGGTAGTTGGCATGGAAGGCGCACCGCGACTTTCCGAGGCCTCTGCACGCGATTATTTCGAGCTCCTGAAGCCGCGTGTCATGTCTCTCGTCGTCTTCACCGCATTCGCCGGGCTCGTCCTTGCCCCCGGCCATATCAATCCGTTCATCGGCTTCACCGCCATTCTATGCATCGCCATCGGAGCCGGCGCTTCCGGAGCGCTGAACATGTGGTACGACGCGGATATCGACGCGGTGATGAGCCGCACGGCCAAGCGTCCGATTCCGGCGGGCAAGATTCTGCCCCAGGAGGCGCTTGCCTTCGGACTGACCCTGTCGGCATTCTCGGTGATCATCCTCGGGCTCGCCGTCCACTGGCTCGCAGCCGGGTTGCTCGCCTTCACGATTTTCTTCTACGTGGCCATCTATACGATGTGGCTGAAGCGCTCGACGCCGCAGAACATCGTCATCGGTGGAGCCGCCGGGGCCTTCCCCCCGATGATAGGCTGGGCCTGCGTGACCGGCGGCGTGTCGGTCGAGAGCATCGTGCTCTTCCTCATAATCTTTCTCTGGACGCCGGCGCATTTCTGGGCCCTGGCTCTCTTCAAGATGGGCGATTACGGCGCGGTCGGCGTGCCGATGATGCCGAATGTCTGCGGCGAGGCGACGACCAAGCGGCAGATCGTCATTTACGCAGTGCTCACCGCAGTCAGCGGCGTCTGTCCCACCTTGCTCGGCTTCGCGAGCCTCGGCTATGGAGCCTTTGCCACGGCCATGGGGCTCGGCTTCGTCTGGTATTCGCTGGGCGTACTGCGCATGCCCGAAGGCGACAAGCGCATGGTGCCGGCGAAAAAGCTCTTCGCATTCTCGATCGCGTATCTTTTCGCGATATTCTCGGCGCTCCTGGTTGATTACGCGATCGCCCGGATCTGGCTTGGAGGCATTGTCTGA
- a CDS encoding L,D-transpeptidase, whose amino-acid sequence MTGRLRGRPVSFEHMAYFGWLAFLTHMFDWTNGCIAVTNAEMDEIRDMVPNNTAIVTNP is encoded by the coding sequence ATGACGGGGCGGCTGAGAGGCCGCCCCGTTTCATTTGAACATATGGCTTATTTCGGCTGGCTGGCGTTTTTGACGCACATGTTCGATTGGACGAATGGCTGCATTGCCGTTACCAATGCCGAGATGGACGAAATCCGGGACATGGTTCCCAACAATACCGCGATCGTGACCAACCCATGA
- a CDS encoding DUF983 domain-containing protein codes for MNEDKALYPPVDPVMTGIKGLCPRCGQGKLFDGLLKVRPACGSCELDYGFADSGDGPVVFVILIVGFVVVGAALWMEINVNPPLWLHFLLWIPLATVLSLALTRMLKGVLINLQYRNNARPGEIDRG; via the coding sequence ATGAACGAAGACAAGGCGCTCTATCCGCCCGTCGATCCCGTGATGACGGGAATCAAGGGTCTTTGCCCCCGCTGCGGCCAGGGAAAGCTCTTCGACGGGCTGCTGAAGGTTCGGCCGGCCTGCGGCAGTTGCGAGCTCGATTATGGTTTCGCGGATTCCGGCGATGGTCCGGTCGTCTTCGTCATCCTGATCGTCGGCTTCGTGGTCGTCGGCGCGGCGCTCTGGATGGAGATCAATGTCAACCCGCCGCTCTGGCTGCATTTCCTCCTGTGGATTCCGCTTGCAACCGTCTTGAGCCTGGCGCTGACGCGTATGCTGAAGGGCGTGCTCATCAATCTGCAATACCGCAACAATGCACGTCCGGGTGAAATCGACCGTGGTTGA
- a CDS encoding SURF1 family protein: MHVRVKSTVVDERMPAPRSRAGRAAGVVLVLAAFAVLVSLGTWQMQRLHWKEALIGAIAERRSAPAVSFDKIEAMAAAGGDIDYRTVYVSGVYDHGKERHFFATHEGRTGFYVFTPLMLADGRAIFVNRGFVPFEKKDASTRAEGQIAGSVTINGLARPKLSGKPSSLVPDNDAAKNIFYWKDLDTMADSAGLASDRVVSFFIDADASDNPGGLPIGGVTQFDLPNNHLQYALTWYGLAAALVAVSGIYIYRRRR; encoded by the coding sequence ATGCACGTCCGGGTGAAATCGACCGTGGTTGACGAGCGCATGCCGGCTCCGCGCAGCCGCGCCGGCCGTGCGGCCGGCGTTGTCCTGGTGCTCGCCGCTTTCGCTGTGCTCGTGTCGCTGGGCACCTGGCAGATGCAACGGCTGCATTGGAAGGAGGCGCTGATCGGCGCAATTGCCGAGCGGCGCTCGGCGCCGGCCGTCTCGTTCGACAAGATCGAGGCCATGGCCGCGGCCGGCGGGGATATCGACTACCGGACAGTGTACGTGTCCGGCGTGTACGACCACGGCAAGGAGCGCCATTTCTTCGCCACCCATGAAGGCCGCACGGGCTTCTACGTCTTCACGCCTCTTATGCTGGCCGACGGCCGGGCCATTTTCGTGAACCGCGGCTTCGTCCCCTTCGAGAAGAAGGATGCCTCCACGCGGGCCGAAGGGCAGATCGCCGGAAGTGTGACCATCAACGGTCTGGCGCGGCCGAAGCTTTCCGGAAAGCCGTCGTCCCTGGTACCGGACAACGACGCCGCCAAGAACATCTTCTACTGGAAGGACCTCGATACGATGGCGGACTCTGCCGGCCTCGCATCCGATCGCGTCGTTTCCTTCTTTATCGATGCCGATGCATCGGACAATCCCGGCGGTCTGCCGATCGGCGGCGTGACCCAGTTCGATCTGCCGAACAATCACCTGCAATATGCGCTGACCTGGTACGGCCTTGCAGCCGCCCTCGTCGCCGTCAGCGGCATCTACATCTACCGGCGCAGGCGGTAG
- a CDS encoding cytochrome c oxidase subunit 3 — translation MAGAHQKQHDYHIIDPSPWPLLASIGAFVMAFGGVGYMRYLSGGSFKMFGLEFANPWVFFIGLALILYTMFGWWSDTIKEAHEGHHTRVVSLHLRYGMIMFIASEVMFFAAWFWAFFDASLFPGEAIQAARAEFTGGVWPPKGIEVLDPWHLPLYNTVILLLSGTTATWAHHALLHNDRKGLVYGLTLTVMLGVLFSYVQGYEYAHAPFAFKDSIYGATFFMATGFHGFHVLVGTIFLLVCLLRALRGDFTPKHHFGFEAAAWYWHFVDVVWLFLFFSIYIWGGWGAPIAHG, via the coding sequence ATGGCCGGAGCGCACCAGAAGCAACACGACTATCACATCATCGACCCGAGCCCGTGGCCGCTGCTTGCCTCCATCGGAGCCTTCGTCATGGCCTTCGGCGGCGTCGGCTACATGCGCTATCTCTCCGGCGGCTCGTTCAAGATGTTCGGGCTTGAGTTCGCCAATCCGTGGGTCTTCTTCATCGGTCTGGCGCTGATCCTTTACACCATGTTCGGCTGGTGGTCGGATACCATCAAGGAAGCGCATGAGGGCCACCATACCCGCGTCGTGTCGCTGCACCTGCGCTACGGCATGATCATGTTCATCGCTTCCGAGGTGATGTTCTTCGCTGCCTGGTTCTGGGCATTCTTCGACGCCAGCCTCTTTCCCGGTGAAGCGATCCAGGCCGCGCGCGCCGAGTTCACCGGCGGCGTCTGGCCGCCGAAGGGCATCGAGGTCCTCGATCCCTGGCACCTGCCGCTCTACAACACCGTCATCCTGCTGCTCTCCGGCACGACGGCGACCTGGGCACACCATGCGCTGCTGCACAACGATCGCAAGGGCCTCGTCTACGGCCTGACGCTCACGGTCATGCTCGGCGTTCTGTTCTCCTACGTGCAGGGCTACGAGTATGCGCACGCGCCGTTCGCCTTCAAGGATTCGATCTACGGCGCGACCTTCTTCATGGCGACCGGCTTCCACGGTTTCCACGTGCTGGTCGGCACGATCTTCCTGCTCGTCTGCCTGCTGCGCGCCCTGCGGGGCGACTTCACGCCGAAGCACCACTTCGGCTTCGAGGCGGCGGCCTGGTACTGGCATTTCGTCGACGTCGTCTGGCTGTTCCTCTTCTTCTCCATCTACATCTGGGGTGGCTGGGGCGCGCCGATCGCCCACGGCTGA
- the rnhA gene encoding ribonuclease HI, producing MKHVHIFTDGACSGNPGPGGWGAVLRYGDVEKEMSGGEAETTNNRMELLAAISALNALRQPCEVDLHTDSKYVMDGISKWIHGWKRNGWKTGDRKPVKNGELWQALDEARNRHNVTWHWVKGHAGHPENERADELARKGMEPFKKARRADAVK from the coding sequence ATGAAGCACGTCCACATCTTTACCGACGGTGCGTGCTCGGGAAATCCCGGACCGGGCGGTTGGGGCGCGGTCCTGCGCTACGGCGACGTGGAGAAGGAAATGTCCGGCGGAGAGGCGGAGACGACGAACAACCGCATGGAGCTTCTCGCGGCGATCTCTGCCCTCAACGCGCTCAGGCAGCCCTGCGAGGTCGATCTCCATACCGACAGCAAATATGTGATGGACGGTATCTCCAAATGGATACACGGCTGGAAGCGCAACGGCTGGAAAACCGGCGACCGGAAGCCGGTGAAGAACGGCGAGTTATGGCAGGCGCTCGATGAGGCAAGGAACCGCCACAACGTGACCTGGCACTGGGTGAAGGGCCACGCCGGCCATCCGGAGAACGAACGCGCCGACGAACTTGCGCGCAAGGGCATGGAACCGTTCAAGAAGGCGCGTCGTGCGGACGCGGTGAAATAG
- a CDS encoding peroxiredoxin, which yields MTIAVGDKLPNATFKEKTADGPVEVTTELLFKGKRVVLFAVPGAFTPTCSLNHLPGYLENRDAILARGVDDIAVVAVNDLHVMGAWATHSGGMGKIHFLSDWNAAFTKAIGMEIDLSAGTLGIRSKRYSMLVEDGVVKALNIEESPGQATASGAAAMLELL from the coding sequence GTGACCATTGCCGTCGGAGACAAGCTGCCCAACGCCACCTTCAAGGAGAAGACCGCAGACGGCCCGGTCGAGGTAACGACCGAGCTGCTCTTCAAGGGCAAACGCGTGGTTCTTTTCGCGGTGCCGGGTGCTTTTACCCCGACCTGCTCGCTCAACCACCTGCCCGGCTATCTGGAAAATCGCGATGCCATTCTTGCGCGCGGGGTCGACGACATCGCCGTTGTCGCGGTCAACGACCTGCATGTGATGGGCGCCTGGGCGACCCATTCCGGCGGCATGGGCAAGATCCATTTCCTCTCGGACTGGAATGCCGCCTTTACCAAGGCGATCGGGATGGAGATCGATCTTTCGGCCGGCACGCTCGGCATCCGCTCGAAACGCTATTCGATGCTGGTCGAGGACGGCGTCGTCAAGGCGCTGAACATCGAGGAAAGCCCGGGACAGGCGACCGCTTCCGGTGCGGCCGCGATGCTTGAGCTGCTTTGA
- a CDS encoding homoserine kinase: protein MAVYTDITEDELIRFLAAYEVGSLTSYKGIAEGVENSNFLLHTTKGAYILTLYEKRVNADDLPFFLGLMHHLAERGLSCPLPLPRADGKLLGTLSGRPAAVISFLEGMWLRKPEAQHCREVGRALASMHQAGEGFPLKRPNALSVEGWRPLWRNSEARADEVQAGLKDEIATELAFIEEHWPKDLPEGVIHADLFPDNVFFLGDRLSGLIDFYFACNDFLAYDVAICLNSWCFEKDGSYNITKGMALLSGYESVRRLTAEEIEALPLLARGSALRFFLTRLYDWLMTPPGALVVKKDPLEYLTKIRFHRAIVSSAEYGLRREEAPA from the coding sequence TTGGCAGTTTATACCGATATCACGGAAGACGAGCTGATCCGTTTCCTCGCCGCCTATGAGGTGGGATCGCTGACCTCCTACAAGGGCATCGCCGAAGGCGTGGAGAATTCAAACTTCCTTCTCCACACGACCAAAGGGGCCTATATCCTCACGCTCTACGAGAAGCGGGTAAACGCCGACGATCTGCCGTTTTTCCTGGGCCTCATGCATCACCTCGCCGAGCGTGGGCTTTCCTGCCCGCTGCCCCTTCCACGCGCCGACGGCAAGCTTCTCGGAACGCTCTCAGGAAGACCTGCGGCCGTGATCTCGTTTCTGGAAGGCATGTGGCTGAGAAAGCCCGAGGCGCAGCACTGCCGCGAGGTCGGCCGGGCGCTCGCATCGATGCACCAGGCGGGTGAGGGCTTTCCCCTGAAGCGCCCCAACGCGCTCTCCGTCGAAGGCTGGCGACCGCTATGGCGGAACTCCGAAGCGCGTGCCGACGAGGTTCAAGCCGGCCTCAAGGACGAGATCGCGACGGAGCTCGCCTTTATCGAGGAGCATTGGCCGAAAGACCTGCCGGAAGGCGTGATCCACGCTGATCTCTTCCCGGACAACGTGTTTTTCCTCGGCGATCGTCTTTCCGGCCTTATCGATTTCTATTTCGCCTGCAACGATTTCCTCGCCTACGACGTCGCCATCTGCCTGAACTCCTGGTGCTTCGAGAAGGATGGCTCCTACAACATCACCAAGGGCATGGCGCTGCTTTCCGGCTATGAGAGCGTGCGGAGATTGACGGCGGAAGAGATCGAGGCGCTGCCGCTGCTTGCGCGCGGGTCCGCGCTCCGCTTCTTCCTGACGCGCCTCTATGACTGGCTGATGACGCCGCCGGGCGCGCTTGTGGTCAAGAAAGATCCGCTCGAATATCTGACGAAGATCCGCTTCCACCGCGCCATCGTCTCGAGCGCCGAATATGGCCTCAGACGCGAAGAGGCCCCGGCATGA
- the ispH gene encoding 4-hydroxy-3-methylbut-2-enyl diphosphate reductase — protein MAPSAAAKTPITIRLCGPRGFCAGVDRAIQIVVLALKEFGAPVYVRHEIVHNRYVVEGLEAKGAIFVEELDEIPPEHRKQPVVFSAHGVPKSVPADADERNLFYLDATCPLVSKVHKQAMRHHRMGRHVVLIGHAGHPEVIGTMGQLPEGAVSLVETVEDADVYMPPDADNLGFVTQTTLSVDDTAGVIKRLHERFPNLTAPAADSICYATTNRQEAVKQAAPGCDLFLVVGAPNSSNSKRLVEVALRAGAKKAVLVQRASEIDWATVGDISMVGLSAGASAPEVIVNEIIEAFRERYDATVELADTVEENEHFLVNRELRHVELTGADMAFVNGE, from the coding sequence ATGGCCCCATCCGCAGCAGCAAAAACCCCGATCACCATCCGCCTCTGCGGGCCGCGTGGCTTCTGCGCGGGCGTCGACCGGGCGATCCAGATCGTGGTGCTCGCGCTCAAGGAGTTCGGCGCGCCGGTCTATGTCCGTCATGAGATCGTGCATAACCGTTACGTGGTGGAGGGGCTCGAAGCCAAGGGGGCGATTTTCGTCGAGGAGCTCGACGAGATCCCGCCCGAGCACCGCAAGCAGCCCGTGGTCTTCTCCGCCCATGGCGTGCCCAAATCCGTTCCGGCCGATGCGGACGAGCGCAATCTCTTCTATCTCGACGCCACCTGCCCGCTCGTCTCGAAGGTGCACAAGCAGGCGATGCGCCATCATCGCATGGGACGCCACGTCGTGCTGATCGGCCATGCCGGACACCCCGAGGTCATCGGCACCATGGGGCAATTGCCGGAGGGGGCGGTCTCCCTGGTCGAGACCGTCGAGGATGCCGACGTCTATATGCCGCCGGACGCGGACAATCTCGGTTTCGTCACGCAGACGACGCTCTCGGTCGACGATACCGCCGGCGTCATCAAGCGGCTGCATGAGCGCTTTCCGAACCTGACGGCGCCTGCGGCCGATTCGATCTGCTATGCCACCACGAACCGGCAGGAAGCGGTGAAGCAGGCGGCGCCCGGCTGCGACCTTTTCCTGGTCGTCGGCGCACCCAATTCATCGAACTCGAAGCGCCTCGTCGAGGTTGCGCTGAGGGCAGGGGCGAAAAAAGCCGTTCTCGTCCAGCGCGCCTCGGAAATCGACTGGGCGACGGTGGGGGATATTTCGATGGTCGGGTTGTCGGCGGGTGCTTCCGCGCCGGAGGTGATCGTCAACGAGATCATCGAAGCGTTCCGCGAGCGCTACGATGCCACGGTCGAGCTTGCCGACACGGTGGAGGAAAACGAGCACTTTCTCGTCAACCGCGAGCTCCGGCACGTCGAACTGACGGGGGCCGACATGGCCTTCGTCAACGGCGAGTAG